One genomic region from Tigriopus californicus strain San Diego chromosome 4, Tcal_SD_v2.1, whole genome shotgun sequence encodes:
- the LOC131879566 gene encoding uncharacterized protein LOC131879566: MNWLKHNPSTVKIFLDKKLFTVDQIYNRRNDRFLASSTSEVKRVFHTKHPAAIMVLGVVASNGKNMPPYFFKMGEKIGADVYYKILRYQILPWLKVNYPDGNYVWTQDGAPCHTAKINQNFCESNMAAFWPANFWPPSSPDLNVLVFNVRGYLERLTNKTPHPNVDSLRASIEKHWALMPPSSIVDACASFGRRVAAMIEVQGGHIE; encoded by the coding sequence ATGAACTGGTTGAAGCACAACCCATCCACCGTCAAGATTTTCTTGGACAAGAAGCTTTTTACAGTGGACCAGATTTACAACCGTAGAAATGACCGATTCTTGGCTAGTTCAACTTCTGAGGTCAAGAGAGTCTTCCATACCAAACATCCGGCAGCCATAATGGTTCTGGGGGTCGTGGCCTCCAACGGGAAGAATATGCCTCCCTACTTCTTCAAGATGGGGGAGAAAATTGGGGCTGATGTCTACTACAAGATACTGAGATACCAGATCTTGCCCTGGTTGAAGGTGAATTATCCAGATGGCAACTATGTATGGACCCAGGATGGAGCACCATGCCATACTGCCAAAATCAATCAGAACTTCTGCGAGTCCAACATGGCCGCCTTCTGGCCAGCCAACTTCTGGCCGCCCTCCTCACCTGATCTGAATGTCTTGGTCTTCAATGTCCGGGGCTACTTGGAGAGGTTAACCAACAAAACCCCCCACCCAAATGTCGACTCTCTGAGGGCCTCCATTGAGAAGCACTGGGCCCTGATGCCCCCAAGCTCCATCGTGGATGCCTGCGCCAGCTTCGGGCGTCGTGTAGCCGCAATGATTGAGGTCCAGGGTGGACATATTGAATAA
- the LOC131879393 gene encoding LOW QUALITY PROTEIN: rhodanese domain-containing protein CG4456-like (The sequence of the model RefSeq protein was modified relative to this genomic sequence to represent the inferred CDS: inserted 1 base in 1 codon): MDTIFDDTEDKPDLETFKPKEDGPTMVVYVSDKGFGARKAESVLKSLGFDSVRCYFGGLDEWKASGGDYEFPRFVKFQALNTLLDRDEILLIDVRNRTELNTVGQIPKSVCLPLHEVELAFDLSDEDFQARYSFPKPQGDRKDIVLTCRSGRRVLVADRIMKTXRFSNLRIYSGSFKDWVKQDGKYDFADYDLEYDILS, translated from the exons ATGGACACGATCTTCGATGACACCGAGGACAAACCGGATTTGGAGACTTTCAA GCCAAAAGAAGATGGCCCGACAATGGTGGTTTACGTCTCGGATAAGGGTTTCGGAGCTCGGAAAGCGGAAAGTGTGCTAAAATCCTTGGGGTTCGATTCGGTGCGGTGTTATTTTGGTGGTTTGGACGAGTGGAAGGCCAGTGGAGGCGATTATGAGTTTCCCCGATTCGTCAAATTTCAG GCCTTGAACACTCTTCTGGACCGAGATGAGATCCTCCTCATCGATGTGAGGAACCGAACCGAACTCAATACCGTGGGTCAAATCCCCAAAAGTGTGTGTTTGCCGCTTCACGAGGTGGAATTGGCCTTCGACCTTTCAGACGAGGATTTCCAGGCCCGATATAGCTTCCCCAAACCCCAGGGAGATCGTAAGGACATCGTTCTGACTTGTCGATCCGGACGTCGAGTGTTGGTGGCCGATAGGATCATGAAGA AAAGGTTCTCCAATCTTCGGATCTATTCCGGCAGTTTCAAGGATTGGGTCAAGCAAGACGGGAAATACGACTTTGCCGACTATGATTTGGAGTATGATATCCTGTCGTAA